One window from the genome of Crassostrea angulata isolate pt1a10 chromosome 2, ASM2561291v2, whole genome shotgun sequence encodes:
- the LOC128173887 gene encoding uncharacterized protein LOC128173887 encodes MAKRKKAVNQRLKRETEKLKKRQKRQKPAPTDAPPDLSNFSVPCGTEEEAVSASPGNFPGLGSMGFPSREKKPLARVQASPRVKMHSPAPRLPSPRGSRLFVRDEGKAPSPDSPPWVCAPPRAPGLDTVHVSGPAVEQDISNISRTTDLPVKTSIEECDENDDLVFIRHEESNFDFIPLSPESKENICHDLNIPYITTTDANEMYSRMNLTKPMFEKKIAGDGNCFFRAISFSLTNSEDFHGIIRNAVCVHMMENEELFNPFLNDGVQTVQSHLSSTEMSKLGTWATEVEIFATAHLLNIDIYTYSSGCWLKFAADDVQFSTETRSGAVYLNHHHQNHYNVILSVDGQELQGECKRNCKHSKNEYERRFRNRTRMQRKRLSSRKTQDSLSPELKKKQQLRSKYQKNEGYREKKRKTTHARYLNNETYQAETRLRSKQRYHDDIEYQTRTKERNKKVYTSDQGRRESLKMNNIEKYRNDDQHRNNLKKKRIEKYATDDHHRKIVRMRSVQKYKMNAEHRDNVKAKSKLKYDSNAEHRDNVKAKSKLKYDSNAEHRDNVKAKSKLKYDSNAEHRDNVKAKSKLKYNSNEQHRVKVNASSTKRYRENAEFRESKLLAAAAKYKSDESFKSKVKDSSRKHYASNETNQSLKKDRVRGLRVAQQAQLENSDEVVKLFKAKAKQGNRKILTGKIPAEAAYNNLSLEDIPKELNNLNSLEKHLIAIHIPFMKVMALPHGGQQNIHGPVFVEPKHIFEALNFLKLNNQWYKDISIDTNWKGNFGDCEDIPSNADLSSEDNVQNISTDTCLQPVDIAQEVLDHYFDDIYNIAPGEGNNPVKMLQEPGNEAKTFPYLFPSGRFTWNDARDTRITLSRYFNNRLMNTDDRFAKDSNYVFFSQFLSDLNQVIEKTQISIRKSVKRIGSDEKVTANMVKSPEVLSKLMKTDEALRFMQPIRGTPSYWSAAQKDLFAMLRQLGIPTWFCSFSAAEHRWNDAVATILRQQNDNRDPSMLDWSEKNEVLRSNPVTVARMFEHRFHIFQTEVIFSPSEPIGKVSDYFQRVEFQQRGSPHMHCLYWIENAPKLDEDGEEAVCDFIDKYVSCAVPSENEDVELRDVVLAVQQHSKKHSKSCRKKGTECRFNFPRPPSVRTFINSPNEEDDNQDTNDLSDNQSKAKEVLLKVWNKVQDEPNESESTEDIFESLNLTQSQYEEAHRLLAKKRSVVLKRNPHELWINQFNPCLLKCWDANMDIQFVLDPFSCIVYIISYISKSEREMGMVLKQTKIEAEEGNESARTTLKKIGSAYLNHREVSAQEAVYRVCNLKMKECSRKIVFIPVGDNPTRLTKPLSQLKKRNKKEEHDDFEDDNDEDDIWMTNIIERYLNRPKKTMFENMCLAEFSSEFRVLAKSQVPKSENENVFELQNSKGFIQRRTRTKPAIIKYPRYNVKQMPEKYYQSIIQLFLPYWTDNQLKPPGFDLYEDFYENGHVRIKGSQIVQSVKSIVDSNKSQYAQNEDLIAEAQETFENIGEPEDAWAHLCPETELVRRECASAKNEPTDLNVPEELPDMQNDNNVDVLYRVEQNTQSKDEMLHILRNLNLTQTKVFYIIREWCLKKIFGEKPDPLHVFITGGAGTGKSHLIKAIHYEASRILGKNLTTPDSVSVLLTAFTGTAAFNIGGSTIHHLFSLPKCMRLPYEPLGEQTLSEMRVQLGDMQILVIDEVSMVYKKLLFYIHERLVQIKKCKDPFGGVSVIAVGDFYQLPPVKQRKDERLYKDNPLYPVDYWVYLFKVVEFDEIMRQREDIPFATALNSLRTRVSKEPLSEETNSILNDCEREGPDDVLHVYSTNDEVNDFNLKMIKKTCKDLIEIDAQDFTKDRSTGKLFLRDKPMTKPGTSTLSSSLLLGVGARVMLTRNCDVGDGLVNGVMGYVSHFVYGRNNVANNVVAIGVIFDNINVGNKSGKKTRNGNNVLIERIQEEILDQKTKNVVRHQFPLRLSWACTSHKVQGMTVDKVVVNLDRTFSPGQGYVALSRVTSKAGLFIESNDQEMFKKKIYADPEVKAALQEMPRLIQPTFDIPKESITIFVHNIQSLNKHFEDLKKDSRCTNADIICLTETWMKSGQNVRIFEINGFSFHHTAREDAYDDTNAQVFQLQSAKGGGVAVYMKETGPEKNVLAVPEKNVECLSIKYVLEDIIVLTVYRPNTLNVTQFLLKLEKLIEYYKTQSSYVVCLGDFNEDARSSGPVQTFMRRKGFIQIVDFSTTEGATILDHVYMSTSMQANVEKIPTYYSYHDALIVKIEKKK; translated from the exons TGGAACAAGACATCAGTAACATATCTAGAACAACTGACCTACCAGTAAAAACCTCAATTGAGGAGTGCGATGAAAATGATGATCTGGTTTTCATCAGACATGAAGaatcaaattttgatttcataCCACTGAGTCCAGAATCTAAAGAAAACATCTGCCATGATTTGAATATTCCGTATATAACCACAACAGATGCAAATGAAATGTATTCAAGAATGAATTTGACAAAACCaatgtttgaaaagaaaatagcAGGAGATGGAAACTGCTTTTTCAGGGCTATATCATTTAGTCTTACGAACTCTGAGGATTTTCACGGTATAATTCGTAATGCTGTCTGTGTGCATATGATGGAAAACGAAGAACTTTTTAACCCATTCTTAAATGATGGCGTGCAGACTGTCCAAAGTCACCTTTCTTCTACTGAAATGTCAAAACTAGGTACATGGGCTACCGAAGTTGAAATTTTTGCTACAGCTCATTTACTGAACATTGATATCTACACATATTCTAGTGGATGCTGGTTAAAATTTGCGGCTGATGACGTTCAGTTTTCTACTGAAACTAGATCTGGAGCAGTCTATCTGAATCACCACCAccaaaatcattataatgtaaTACTTTCTGTTGATGGTCAGGAACTGCAAGGAGAATGTAAGCGAAAttgtaaacattcaaaaaaCGAGTACGAAAGGAGATTTCGAAACAGAACTCGTATGCAGAGAAAGAGGCTGTCATCAAGAAAAACACAAGACAGTTTGAGTCCTGAACTTAAAAAGAAACAGCAGTTAAGATCCAAGTACCAGAAAAATGAGGGTTATAGAGAAAAAAAGCGAAAAACAACACATGCAAGATACTTAAACAACGAAACATACCAAGCTGAGACAAGACTAAGAAGCAAACAGAGATATCATGATGATATTGAATATCAAACAAGAACTAAAGAAAGAAACAAGAAAGTATATACATCAGACCAAGGTCGAAGGGAAAGTTTGAAGATGAATAATATTGAAAAGTACAGAAATGATGATCAGCATAggaataatctaaaaaaaaaaaggattgagAAATATGCAACTGACGACCATCACAGGAAAATTGTTAGAATGAGAAGTGTTCAAAAATATAAGATGAATGCAGAACACAGAGACAACGTTAAAGCAAAGAGCAAACTAAAATATGATTCAAATGCAGAACACAGAGACAACGTTAAAGCAAAGAGCAAACTAAAATATGATTCAAATGCAGAACACAGAGACAACGTTAAAGCAAAGAGCAAACTAAAATATGATTCAAATGCAGAACACAGAGACAACGTTAAAGCAAAGAGCAAactaaaatataattcaaatgaACAGCATAGAGTTAAAGTCAATGCTTCAAGTACAAAGAGATACAGAGAAAATGCAGAATTCAGAGAATCCAAGCTTCTTGCAGCAGCTGCAAAATATAAAAGTGATGAATCCTTCAAGTCAAAGGTAAAAGACAGTAGTAGAAAACATTATGCTTCAAATGAAACAAACCAATCATTGAAGAAAGATAGAGTTAGAGGTCTGAGAGTAGCTCAACAAGCACAACTGGAAAATTCAGATGAGGTTGTTAAACTATTTAAAGCAAAGGCAAAGCAAG GTAACAGGAAAATTCTAACTGGAAAGATCCCAGCAGAAGCAGCATATAACAATCTATCACTTGAAGATATTCCAAAGGAATTGAACAATTTAAACAGCCTTGAAAAACACTTAATAGCAATACACATACCTTTTATGAAAGTAATGGCTCTTCCACATGGTGGGCAACAAAATATCCATGGACCAGTT TTCGTCGAACCAAAACACATATTTGAGGCATTGAATTTCCTGAAACTGAACAATCAGTGGTATAAAGATATTTCAATAGACACAAATTGGAAGGGAAATTTTGGAGATTGTGAGGACATTCCAAGCAATGCCGACTTATCATCGGAAGATAATGTTCAGAACATATCGACAGATACATGCTTGCAGCCTGTTGATATTGCTCAGGAAGTGCTCGATCATTACTTCgatgatatttataatattgcTCCAGGAGAAGGCAATAACCCTGTGAAGATGTTACAAGAACCAGGTAATGAGGCAAAGACATTTCCATACCTTTTCCCGAGTGGACGCTTTACATGGAATGATGCAAGAGACACAAGAATAACGCTATCAAGATACTTCAACAATCGCCTTATGAATACTGACGATCGATTTGCAAAAGACAGCAATTATGTTTTCTTCAGTCAGTTTTTGTCTGATTTAAATCAGGTTATcgaaaaaactcaaatatcaatAAGGAAATCGGTCAAAAGAATTGGAAGTGACGAGAAAGTGACAGCAAATATGGTGAAAAGCCCTGAAGTACTTTCCAAATTAATGAAAACTGATGAGGCTTTGCGATTCATGCAGCCAATACGTGGAACACCTTCTTATTGGTCAGCTGCACAAAAGGATCTCTTTGCTATGCTTCGACAATTAGGAATACCTACATGGTTTTGTTCGTTTTCTGCTGCAGAACATAGATGGAATGATGCAGTTGCTACAATATTAAGGCAGCAAAATGATAACCGCGATCCTTCTATGTTAGACTGGTCTGAAAAGAATGAAGTGCTAAGAAGCAATCCTGTGACAGTTGCTAGGATGTTTGAACATAgatttcatatatttcaaactgaGGTAATATTTTCACCATCCGAACCAATTGGGAAAGTATCAGATTATTTCCAAAGAGTTGAATTTCAGCAAAGAGGGTCGCCACACATGCATTGCCTGTATTGGATAGAAAATGCTCCAAAACTTGATGAAGACGGAGAGGAAGCTGTATGCGATTTCATTGACAAATATGTTAGTTGTGCAGTTCCATCTGAAAATGAAGATGTAGAGCTAAGAGATGTAGTACTGGCTGTACAACAACACAGCAAGAAACATTCCAAATCATGCAGGAAAAAAGGCACAGAGTGTAGGTTTAACTTTCCTAGGCCACCTTCTGTACGCACGTTTATCAATTCTCCAAACGAGGAAGATGATAATCAAGATACGAATGATTTATCAGACAATCAATCAAAAGCTAAAGAGGTGCTATTAAAAGTATGGAACAAAGTGCAAGATGAACCAAATGAATCGGAAAGTACTGAGGATATATTTGAAAGTCTCAATTTGACACAGTCACAGTATGAGGAAGCACATAGATTATTAGCCAAAAAGAGATCAGTTGTTCTCAAAAGAAATCCACATGAGCTATGGATCAATCAGTTTAACCCCTGCCTATTAAAATGTTGGGATGCAAATATGGATATTCAGTTTGTCCTAGATCCATTTAGTTGCATTGTATACATCATTTCCTACATTTCGAAGTCTGAAAGGGAAATGGGAATGGTGttgaaacaaaccaaaatagaGGCAGAAGAGGGAAATGAAAGTGCTCGTACaactctgaaaaaaattggCTCTGCATATTTAAATCATAGAGAAGTAAGCGCACAGGAAGCTGTCTATCGGGTATGCAACTTAAAAATGAAGGAATGCTCaaggaaaattgtttttataccaGTGGGTGACAATCCAACCAGGCTGACTAAACCATTGTCCCAACttaaaaaaaggaacaaaaaaGAAGAACATGATGATTTTGAAGATGACAATGATGAAGATGATATTTGGATGACAAATATAATAGAAAGGTACCTAAATCGGCCAAAGAAAACAATGTTTGAGAATATGTGTCTGGCAGAATTTTCTTCAGAATTCAGAGTGCTTGCTAAATCACAGGTTCCTAaatctgaaaatgaaaatgtatttgaaCTGCAGAACTCAAAAGGGTTTATTCAAAGGAGAACACGCACAAAGCCAGCTATAATTAAGTACCCACGATATAATGTAAAGCAAATGCCAGAGAAGTACTATCAAAGTATAATTCAGCTGTTCTTGCCATACTGGACAGATAATCAATTGAAACCTCCAGGATTTGATCTCTATGAAGACTTTTACGAAAATGGACACGTACGAATCAAAGGAAGCCAGATCGTGCAATCAGTGAAATCAATTGTCGATTCAAACAAATCACAGTATGCTCAAAATGAAGATTTGATTGCAGAGGCACAAGAAACTTTCGAAAATATTGGAGAACCAGAAGATGCATGGGCACATCTTTGCCCGGAGACAGAATTAGTGAGACGAGAATGCGCTTCTGCAAAAAATGAACCTACGGATTTGAATGTTCCAGAGGAACTTCCAGACATGCAAAATGATAACAATGTCGATGTACTATACAGAGTTGAACAGAACACACAATCCAAAGATGAAATGCTACACATCCTTCGAAATTTAAATTTGACGCAAACGAaggtattttatattatacGAGAGTGGTGTTTGAAAAAgatctttggggaaaaacctGATCCGCTGCATGTTTTTATAACGGGTGGAGCAGGAACAGGCAAAAGTCACCTTATCAAAGCCATACACTATGAGGCTTCTCGAATTCTTGGTAAAAATTTGACAACACCGGACAGTGTTTCAGTGCTTCTTACTGCTTTTACTGGGACAGCTGCATTTAACATCGGAGGGAGTACTATTcaccatttattttcattaccgAAATGTATGCGATTGCCGTATGAACCACTAGGAGAACAAACTCTGAGTGAAATGCGTGTTCAGCTCGGGGATATGCAAATCCTAGTTATTGATGAAGTTTCAATGGTGTATAAAAAGCTGTTATTCTATATTCATGAAAGGcttgttcaaattaaaaaatgcaagGACCCATTTGGAGGAGTGTCAGTAATTGCCGTGGGTGATTTTTACCAACTTCCTCCAGTTAAGCAACGCAAAGATGAAAGACTTTACAAAGACAACCCTTTATATCCTGTTGACTACTGGGTTTATCTTTTCAAAGTAGTGGAATTCGACGAAATAATGAGACAGCGTGAAGATATTCCGTTTGCAACAGCACTAAATTCCCTACGGACACGAGTATCAAAAGAACCACTGTCAGAAGAAACAAATTCAATCCTAAATGACTGTGAAAGGGAAGGTCCAGATGATGTCCTTCATGTCTATTCAACAAACGATGAAGTCAATGACTTTAACTTGAAAATGATAAAGAAAACCTGCAAGGACCTCATTGAAATTGATGCTCAAGATTTTACCAAAGATAGATCGACTGGCAAGCTATTCTTAAGAGATAAACCAATGACAAAGCCTGGAACAAGCACTCTGTCAAGCAGTTTGTTATTAGGAGTCGGTGCAAGAGTGATGCTAACAAGAAACTGTGATGTAGGTGACGGGCTTGTAAACGGAGTTATGGGCTATGTATCCCATTTTGTATATGGACGCAATAATGTAGCAAACAATGTTGTTGCAATAGGAGTGATATTTGACAATATAAACGTTGGAAacaaatctggaaaaaaaactaGAAATGGGAACAATGTTTTGATTGAAAGGATTCAAGAGGAAATATTGGACcaaaaaacaaagaatgttGTTAGACATCAGTTTCCATTGCGATTATCTTGGGCATGTACATCTCACAAAGTGCAAGGAATGACAGTTGACAAAGTTGTTGTTAATTTAGACCGCACATTTTCTCCTGGACAAGGATATGTTGCATTGAGCAGAGTTACATCAAAAGCAGGATTGTTCATTGAATCAAACGATCAGgaaatgtttaagaaaaaaatatacgcTGACCCAGAAGTAAAAGCAGCTTTGCAAGAGATGCCTAGATTAATACAACCAACCTTCGATATCCCTAAAGAGAGCATCACAATTTTCGTTCACAATATTCAGAGCCTCAATAAACATTTCGAGGATTTGAAAAAGGATAGTCGATGTACGAATGCGGATATCATATGTCTAACAGAGACATGGATGAAATCAGGACAAAATGTAAGAATTTTCGAAATAAATGGCTTTAGTTTTCACCACACAGCTAGAGAAGATGCATATGACGATACCAATGCTCAAGTGTTTCAACTGCAATCAGCAAAAGGTGGCGGTGTAGCTGTTTACATGAAAGAAACAGGTCctgaaaaaaatgttcttgCGGTCCCGGAAAAGAATGTGGAATGTTTAagtataaaatatgttttggaagACATAATAGTTCTAACTGTTTATCGCCCAAACACTTTAAATGTTACCCAATTTCTGTTAAAACTTGAAAAGCTCATTGAATATTACAAGACTCAGAGTAGTTATGTTGTCTGTCTTGGTGACTTCAATGAGGATGCACGATCTTCAGGCCCTGTTCAAACATTTATGAGAAGGAAAGGTTTTATCCAAATAGTGGATTTCAGTACGACAGAAGGTGCAACTATTCTGGACCATGTATATATGTCAACATCAATGCAGGCAAATGTCGAAAAAATACCTACGTACTACAGTTACCACGACGCATTAATTGTGAAAATCGAGAAGAAGAAATAG